The genomic DNA TCCCCCTATTTCACTCCATGCCCTGTGCCAGACAGCAGATACATAGATTTGTGCCAAGCCCTGGGCCAAGCCCGTGTTGCAGCTGGAGTTTTGTTAGCCACTTACCCAAGCAGCACCCAGTTCTAGGGCAAAAACATGCAAGGTGGGAGTGGGCACAGTAAGAATGAGAGTCAAAAATCCAAGAATAAACCACTGATCAAGATGGGGACAATGTGTTCAGCTAGCTACCACTGTGCTACTGTTTACCATTCAACTAAGACTCCCTGTAACAACACTGCCTTGCACAACACAGCAAACTTCCTAAAAAACAAGGCATTTGTGCTGCAACATTGTCAAGCATTATCATATGGCTTGGTTTAATGCCAAAGCTCCAGCTGTGTTCAACTACAAACTCCTGAAAACTACAACAGCTACAAACAGCTCTTCAGCTGGAAGATTAAATTATGGCAATCTTTCACCAGCATGTTTGAACAGAGACATTTGGAAAACTGCAACAGAggttttaaaacatgtattaCCTTCTTGTTGAGCTCGATGTTCTCCAGAACCTTGATCGCTTGGTAGTAATCCCCCAGCAGAGAGTGCAGACGCAGTAGCCCAACCAGGCTGAAATAGCCCAGCATCTTGTAGAGAGAGTGACGACCATATTCACCAGCCACACTTTCAGGGTCACCTACAGAAAAAAGGAaccatgctgcttttctccaagGAAGCGAGCTCCCTTTTCAACACCTCTATGTTTACAAGCAAAGGGAGCAAAACCTCAAGTGTAATCACCAGCACTCCTCACACAAGGCCAACAGAACCTGTTCCCAGTCAGTACATCCACTGATTGTTTGATCCAGCTCCCAAACAAAGCTAACTGAGCTTGGTCAAATCAAAGCAAGTCAGCACAGACACCAGTCTGGCTTGGTGTCACCCAGCTAGCTCACCTCCACTTGTATAGACCTCCAGCTGTCGGTTGATGTTGGATTTGTCCACCAGAGAGTGCAGCACATTAAGGACACTGTGGACGTTCCAGATCTTGGGGTTGGAACGAAGGAAATCAATTTCCTCTTCCGACTTCTTGGCTGTCTTGCAACGGTACTGACTGAAAGACTGGAActacaggaaaaagcagagattcAGTGATGAGAAGCTGGTTTGGTACAAGTTGATCACATAAATGTATTACAATAAGCTACAAGTTGCATGAAAAAAGTTTCATCTGAGAACACCTGGCAATCAGAACAGCAAATTATACCACCTTTAAAGCACCTAGGGGAAAAATGATACCGAGGGAAAAGGCCAGAAGACAGAACGAAGCAGAGAATGATCTCTTAGACAATGAGGACAGGCAACTAAACACAAATTTGCTGTCTGAACAGGTAGCAAAGAGAATGACCAAGTCATAAGATGTGTCTTAATACACACACATCTTTTTCTACATATGCACACATCCTTTTTCATCCTCAAGCTTGACAAGACTGCATTTGAGGAATTCCAGTCAGctctataataaaaaaagtcacagagaaAGGAATCTATAGAAAAAAGCCAATAGCATTTGAGAATTGTATTGCTGCACTCAGAACAATAAGGGGAAAAGTATTTCTAACATCAAGATCTTAGACCACAGATTATTCCAAATCAGGTCAGCACTCTTCAGTGCAAGCATAAAGGCCCTACTGactaagaaatacaaaactaaaGTAAAACCGTAAAACACAATACAACTAGTTTGAGCAAGTATCTTCACAAGGTCTATGTAATTATAGCAGACTTCAGTCAAGGCTGCTTTGCACAAACCAGGCAGAAATGAAggtgagttaaaaaaaaaaaaataatctcataaGCAGCAACCGAAACAGAAATATCAATAGAAGTCCAGTACTCCCTAAATAGTCCCCATAACTTAAAAATCTGTACAACTACTTCATCTACCTGGTCACTCAGGAATAACAGTGTTCACCAAAGGTTTTTTCACTTTGTGGTATCCTAGCTATGAAAATCAGAGAGGGAGGATACGGAAAATTTACAGCACTAATAGAGGCAAGGCAACCCCAAAATGGCCCAGCCTGATAGTCATGTAAGACCTGGTATATGAATTCATCAATGATATCCCAGAGCCACTGGTTGGGCAGTTCCAGAGGAGCAGGGCCATCAGCATCTGCAAAAGAGCATAAGTAACAGATAAGAAGCTTAATACCTTGAGCAAGAACAGTGGCAGAACTGGAGGAATACACAAATTAAGGAACACAAGAATTTCCCCGAAATGGATGAAGCAGCAGGTGAATGAAGCTTCCAGTAGGGCAGTGATAACATACCTTTGCTACTTCAACTGCCTTCACTTTAAAACAACACATGTGCATATGGGGTTCATCTCtagcactgctcagcagcagtgattCTCAGAAGCTGCATAGACTGTAGGGGTTTATCCTAATCAATCTATTCTCTGCAAGAAGTCTGGCAAGGAGTCACAAACCCATTTGTCCCAAGGGGAGTCAACAACAGTAAACAGCTGTGAAACACTGCAAGTTTTCTCTAGCTTAcagcttcattttgctttttaataaagattGGTGAAGCAGTTCTCAGCAAGGCAGAAAGCTAAATAGGTTTTATTCtctacagtatttcagaaagcattgGAAACTATCTgcattttttgtggttttaaatgcaTGGATGTAAAGTGCTCTTCATTCAACAAACGTGAACATACATAAAGTTTGTAGACTACTACTCCTCCCTATATGATCTATAAACTAACATGTTGCTGTTGTTCTGACCCTTTCTCCAGTTCTGCCCTCTCCAAAAGTCACAAACAGAAATGAATTGCAGCAACTCACTGAGGATGTAGTTGAAGAGATTGCAGTAGTTGTAATAGGATTcaaatctctgctccagtgtgggccCGCCCTACAATGAGAAGTCAGCACAGTCGATTTAGTTTCAAGCACAGCAGGAGTGAGTTTACAGGCAACAGTGTATGAAGGACAGTCAATagtcacagcagcagagggtctatttcagaaatgttaagaGCCAGTATTCAATCAGGATACCCATCAGCACCACCCAGAAAACACGAAATTGTATCACTATTGTCCCATGAAATAGGGCTGATTTCATGTACAGGTCCTTCTCCCAGGATGACCATGCATTCAAACCTTCCGTGAACATGATGCGTTAACCTTCCTTGTCCAGACTTAAGAGCTTCCCATTACCTTCAAcagctctccttccttctcccctcatGTGAGGCCTTAATAAATCAACAATTCTGCTTCTGAACAGTATTTCCAAATGCTTTGAAAGAGCATTTGAAAGGAATCACCCTCTTCCTAGAATCATTTTCCTTGTTTCACCTGGAGACACTCTGAGCACCACTAACAGCACAGCTTGAGAAAGCAGTCTCTCCTGTTAAAGTCCTTTTAAAGTCCCCATTCCTCCACCTACACCAAAACTGCAGTTATTACTTATTTATGCCATAAGTCTGTTCAGCTCTTTTCTTAAAGAACCACGAACTACTGTGATTTCCTCAGTGACTTCAAAttagcttaagaaaaaaaaaaatggtgtttgttttgttctataGAGCATTATTCTGtccatttccttctcctgtaTCCTTTATGGTGCCCGTGTTTCCCTCTTTGCAAGGCACTCTGACTCCATATTGATTTTTTAAGCACAAGTAACACACCTTCCTCTTGTGACACCTCCTCTCACCCACCTGCTAATCCGAAGAACAAAGAGCcacaaagaaacacacaaaatcAACTTGCAATTACCAACATAGCtctatcaaaaagaaaattcagttatgTCCCAACATCTCCTTCCCTAACTCACTAATCACTACATTTGATGTCAGTAACAAACTTTTATAAAATAGCCTCCTGAAAACCCAGACCGGGTTCTTATGATTCATCTAAGCTGCCAGGGAAGCCTGCACACTCATTACAACCAAGCTTGAGGAGACAGCTAATAAGCCTCAGAAAGACAGTCAagtctttcttgcttttcagcagtCAGTGAATCCTTACTAAGCTAACACAAGGCAAGAATTTTAAACTTCCCTAAAAGCAACTCACAGTTCATAAACCCATCCAATCCTGTCTTGCAAAAAATATGGAACCACTGGTACTATGGCAGCAGTAAGATTTGGCAAGTTTTAGGGCATGGAGAAGCCAGCATGCAACcaacagaaagacaaaggaCACTCACGCTGACTTTGGCATAGATGTGCCTGTAATACAGCTCCTTGTAGAGGAtaaggaaaacagcatctgGAAAAGATGACGGAACTGGACATTAGCAAACCACAAGGCCTAAGCAACTGGATCTCTTGGACATGCAAGTTGTGCTCCTCCTGCCACCTGGTTATCACCCAGCAATAAAGGGAGGCACAAAAGGATACTTTGTTCAAATTTAACTTGCCAGACATCTGCTGAAGGAGTTGTCAGAGTGAACAAAACCAACTGACTCAGGCAGCAGCAACgctgtgcacctgctcactCGTGTATCAAAAGTGATTTAGTTCCTCCTCTCCCtgacaaacaaaaagaaagtaaaagacTTACCGTTTCCAACTTGAGGGGCAATGGCCTCAGCCTCTGGCCATGGGGTATTCTTAAAAAACCTTTCTGTCAGCTTTGTCCAGCTGAAAGATACAACACGTGGTATTAGAAACGATTTCACAGTAGTATGAGTGCTGGAGTTAAGAGATCACAATATAGAGGCCTTGGGCTTGATAAAAGtagaccaccaccaccatcatcCTCTTTTAGTAAGTCCAGAGTTGAAACAAAGAATGGGAATTGCAAACTATGCAGTTAAAGTCTTCAAATTATTCCTGAAATATGGAACAGCTGTGTATGTTACTTCTACATTCCCTTCACGGCAAAGTGACACAGTtacaagcagaagcaggagTATCTGTAAGGAACAGGCACAACAATTACAACTCACAGCTTTCTGCAAACTGCCTAACTACCACTACTGGGTCACTTTTTACTGCTTCCATGCCTGTTAGGCACAGGACCGATATTTTCCTTCAGACAGGTCACAACTCACCTATACTTATGTTAGCCTAATGGTCTGGAAATATCTGGGGGTTTCCCCCAGTAACCAAACCAAACctcatgctgtattttaaagacagacGAAGTTTGGAAAAACACAGGTAGTCAGCTTTTCCATTTAGTGCACTTTCATCACAGCTTAAACAGCTATTCCCCCTTGCAGGAAGGACAGCTTTGTACCTGTTTTCATAGATGTCCTGGATCTCGTACACCTTTTGGTCAATGACATCACTGGAAACACGGCTGGCCTGGAGCTCATACACCTTCTGGTCAATGAGATCCGACACGGTCTTGTGAAAATACTGAATGAAGTTTTTGATCACTTCGGGGATCACCTGGTAGGTCTGCTGCTCGTACTGGCGCTCGTAGGCCAGGTCTTGCTTCGGGTCTCCTGAGGGAAAAGACGAACAGTGAGGCAGCTGCCGCACAGCCCAGCCCGGGCCTACAGACCCGGCCAAGCGCCAGCGGGCCCGACGCACCCGAGGGGCCACCGCGCCGGCGCGGCCGAGGCCCACACTCACCCGTGTGCATATCATAGTCGTTGGAGTAGGCGTAGGGGTCGTAGGCGGCCTGTAGAGAGAGGGAGACTGCCAGTCACCACCACCAGCCCGGACACGACCGCCCGGGTCCcgttcccccccgccccgggcccctCGCCCCACACCTCGTTGTCGTAGTCCTCCCCCGGGTAGGCCATGGCGGCGGCGCAGCGAGCAACGAAACGGCTCCGGGCGGCAACGCAGGCCCGGCGCGCAGCGGGCAGGAAGAGGGGCTGGCACCAGGGGCGGGGCTCGGGCCCCCGGCCGGAAGGGCGGTGTCGGAGAGGGGCTGCGCTCTTCCACTGGTTGAAACAGCTGCTTGTCTTCAGCCTGCTGAGCTGCCAGGAGCCTGGTGCGGCCTCTGCCCCGTCCCTCCCTCTGATTGGATAGTATGCCTGCCCGTCAAACCTTCCCGGGCACCTCCTCCACCTCCCACCTCGCTTCTCTACTCGCCTTCCTTCGGGTAGAAGGAAGACGCCTCTACGTCCCCATtggctgcacacacacacacagcgGAATGCGGCACTCTTGATTGGTCGAGAGGACACGGCCCGCCCCGTTGTTACCGAGACgaccctcccctcccctctgcccctgcatCCCGGCCCGGCCcgtgcagggatggagggaggcaGCGGGGCCGCAGCAGCGACCGACACGGAGCCGGGACCGGAGCCGGAGCCTGCGTTGGGGGCCGGGTTGTCgctgggggcggcggcgggtgcCCCCCTCGGCTACCTGCACGTCCTGTGGCAGCGGGAGGAGCCCGCAGGCAAGATCCCGGCCCGACGCCTGCGCAGGGCCGCCCGCCTCCACCGCCGGCTGGGGCCTACGGGCAAGGAGAGCCACGGTGAGCGGGGGGCAGCGCCCCTTCCATGGACCGCCCTTCGCTGCGGCCGGCTCCGTCCAGGCCTCAGTTGGGTGCAGAGCTTCTGATTCGGGCAGGCGCTAAAGCTTCGGCTTTCCTGCGGTGGGGCTCTGGAAGGAGGTCGGACCTGCCCGGTGGGCGGCTTGGGAAGGCGCCTTGCTCCTGCCGGGTGGGGTGGCCGTCCGGAATGGGAGGGCCCGTGGCTGGCCCCAGGAGGTGACAAGAAGAGTGCCTCTTACCTGGGCTCTTGATCTCCTGAGCCAGCACCAGCACGGTTTGAGCCCTGACCAGAGCTCGAGCACTGGGATGGGGTGTTTCAGCGGGGAAATgctccttttttctctgtgctttctagtaactgctttcttttctccatagCTCTGAAAAGGCTGCGTGAAGCTGCCAATAGCAACGACTTGGACACAGGTAGGACTTCTCCCAGTCCTGCTTGAGACCTCTTCCTGGAAGGGCAGTTTTGTCGAGGGCTTTTGTTttaggagaggaggaggagggtgcaGATAGTTCGTGGCCATGGTGCTTTAGATGCTGCAAATCTAGAACTGCTTGTCTGAAGCCTTGTTTTGCTCTCTGTGCAGAGTGAGGCTGGTTACAGTATTCAGTTTTTCACTGCATCTGGTTCATAGTGTTAGTTTTCCAGCTGCCTCAACCTAATCAGCACTGCACTGTTCCAGCTTTTTTGGTATGTAACTTTTGTGTGATTGCAAGCAGCAAAAGAGTAGTGTTTTGGCAAGGTGGAAAAGTTATGTTTATCTAAGCCATACTGTGTACAATGAGACAGTGTGACCCAGCAGATCAGAACCAAGCCCAGTGCTGGACTCTGCCTCTCACAGTGACTTCAGAGAAGACTTGTGGCCTGTCTGTGACTCCCTTTACTTCTCTATACCATAGATTAGGTGGGGTTTGATATGTAGTGTCCAGCAGCGATACTGGTGTATATTATTTGCCCCTTATTGTTGTCCttctgtcgtggtttaaccctggctggcaaccaagcaccatgcagccactcactcacctCCCCCTcgcccagagggatggggaggggagtCAAAAAGAGTGTCCTGTCAatgttgttctcacaccaaatccagaacgcatcactgcaccagctactaagaagaaaattaacccagCTGAAACCACGACACCTGCTTAGACTAACTATACTGTCCCCTCAGCTGTGTTGGCCTAACTGTTTATCAGGCCATTCTGTGAACATAATTGGAAATTGGTTTGACTTGTAGAAACTTGCCATATATCAGAACGGGGGTTTGTCTAGCGTGCTTCACCCTTTGGCTCCACAATATGTTGTTTCATGAACTGATGGATAAAGTTAATCTGTGAGCTCTGTTAGTACAGAAAGGCTTGGCTTCAGTCACCAAGTCAAGAGGAAGAATGAAAGAATCGGGCTTTATGAAAGTCTTGGTTTCAATCCATCTTAGAGTTTTACACCTGTTTTTGATACACAGGTTCCCTTGTTTTCAaccctgctgtgttttgtatacTCTGCAACTTGAGGAAGACTTGTTTGATGACAAATTTGTTCTTCATTGACAAGTAAAATGTTGCTGTTACCTGCTGTTACTTGGCACTGGGTGGGAGAGGTTATGTCATTTCCTACTGGCTTCGGGGCAGGACTAGGTAAAGTGTTCCCTGTTAACAGCTCTCACAGGTGACACTGTCAGTCTCCCTGTCTTTCTTCTGGAGTATCAAACATCGCACATTAATGCCACTCCCATCTCTTCAGGTGTCCTTTCACTTCTATACCACACTTAAAGCAGTAGGTGTGTAGGAAGAAATTGAAATATGACTCTGAAAGCTGAGATGAATGGTGACTTTCAGTGATCTAAGCTACCTAGTTTCTTGTCTCCAGTACTGGTCAGATTTGACTGTTACAGGATGTGCTGTTAAAGAActcaaaatacagcaaatcTGTCAGTATTTTTAACAGCTAAAGGAATGAGAGCTTTATTTTACAGACTGATGACTACATCAGGATAATCTCAAAACAACAGGAGTAATAACCCTTAAAGTTGTTCTTACACATGTTGCTGTAGATGCTGCTTTTATGACCCTAATATTTTCAGCCTTTACTGGTCTCTGACTTTGTTATACCCAATACTGGAGAGTCATACTAGTTTGTCTTTCTGTGTGAGCAGGTTTTTCCTTGATACCTGAGAAAAGGAGGTACATCAGGTTACAAGAAGTGCCAGTGGTGGCACTGAAGAAGCAGGGGGAATGAGTGGATGATGAGGGAATGCGTAGGTGATGGTATGGCTACTTGGGCCGCTCACTATCTCACTTCAGTACCTCATCTCCTAAGGGTCTATTTGCACTGCTCACCTGCCTGCTTCCCAAACAGTAGCCACTGTCAGTATGGCAAAAACTTAAGAGTTTCAGATGAATGTAGGAAGGGACATAGTCAAAACAGGTGTGGGGAGGTGGCTTTTTTCACTGCATGTGGTTATACTGTGAAACTTTTTGCCACAGGTCCATGTTGATGTGAAAAGTTTACACATGTAGAAAATGACCATGCAAATCTACGGAGAGAGCCCATGGAGAGATAGTAAGCACAGGACGCTAATTCTAGCTTGAGAAGTGCCCGAGATACAGCTGACTAAAGGCTGTGAGTTAGCCCCATGTCCTTGCTATCTTTTTTGTGCTCTTCTGTAGGTGTTTGCTGCTGATTGTCCTTGGAGCTTGAAAATTTGGCTAGGTGGAT from Falco rusticolus isolate bFalRus1 chromosome 5, bFalRus1.pri, whole genome shotgun sequence includes the following:
- the EIF3L gene encoding eukaryotic translation initiation factor 3 subunit L isoform X1 — protein: MAYPGEDYDNEAAYDPYAYSNDYDMHTGDPKQDLAYERQYEQQTYQVIPEVIKNFIQYFHKTVSDLIDQKVYELQASRVSSDVIDQKVYEIQDIYENSWTKLTERFFKNTPWPEAEAIAPQVGNDAVFLILYKELYYRHIYAKVSGGPTLEQRFESYYNYCNLFNYILNADGPAPLELPNQWLWDIIDEFIYQFQSFSQYRCKTAKKSEEEIDFLRSNPKIWNVHSVLNVLHSLVDKSNINRQLEVYTSGGDPESVAGEYGRHSLYKMLGYFSLVGLLRLHSLLGDYYQAIKVLENIELNKKSMYSRVPECQVTTYYYVGFAYLMMRRYQDAIRVFANILLYIQRTKSMFQRTTYKYEMINKQNEQMHALLAIALTMYPMRIDESIHLQLREKYGDKMLRMQKGDAQVYEELFSYACPKFLSPVVPNYDNVHPNYHKEPFLQQLKVFADEVQQQAQLSTIRSFLKLYTTMPVAKLAGFLDLTEQEFRIQLLVFKHKMKNLVWTSGISALDGEFQSASEVDFYIDKDMIHIADTKVARRYGDFFIRQIHKFEELNRTLKKMGQRP